CAACTCCGAGCCACGGCCACTCACCTCCCTCGCCAGTTCGCGATCGTTTGCCAGGTTGCAGGGGACCGAAATACTCCGCGATAGAAGCCTTCCGGTGCCCGCGGAACCTCTGAATTCGCGGAGCCTCCGAATTGTAGTCAATGTCTCGCTCGCGGGCGGTGCGTCAGTCAAGACCGTTCTCATCGTCCGACCCCCACGCATCGCCGAGCAGAAATTCGGCGGCCTGCTCCGCTGCCTCCCGATCGTCGTTGCCCAGCACATGGGCGTACGTCTCCAAGAAGAACCCGACGTTGGCGTGGCCGATCCGCTCGCCGATCACCTTTGGGCTGATGCCGGCCCGCAGCGCGCCGGTGGCGTAGGAGTGGCGCAGATCGTGAAAGGTGATGCGCGACAGGCCCGCCGCGGCCGCCAGCCTGTCGAAGCGTTGGCGGATCGTGTCGGCGTGCGGCGGCCGGCCGTCCTGGTAGGTGAACAAATAGCCGCCCGGATGGTAGGCGTTGCCAAAGAATTCGCGTTCGCTGTCTTGGAGCTGGCGCCAACGGCGCAGCGCCGCCACGGTGGTGCGGTCGATGGAGATCGTCTGGTCAGCGTTGCGGGTTTTGCCGCCGGCCTTGTCCAGTGCTCGGCCGCCGACCACCATGCGATTGTCGTGCACGGTGATCATGCCAGCGTCCAGGTCGACGTCGGACCACTTCAAACCGCACACCTGGCCGCGCCGAATCCCGGTCGTGAGTTCCAACAGGAATAGCGCCGCGAACCGGTCTTCGCGGATCGACGCGAGGAATGTCCGAATTTCCTCCGGCTTCCACACCGTGCGGCGCGTTCGTGGCCGACGCGGCGGCCTGACATTGCTCGCGGGGTTGTCGGTGATGTACTTCCAGGCCACCGCGTCGACCAGTGCCCGGTGCAGGAAGGCGTGGACGTTGCGGACGGTCTTGGGTGCCAGGCCCGGCGGAATCGGTTTGGGCACAATGCCGACCCGATAGCGCCGCACAGGCGTGCGTGCCGCGTGGATCGTCGTGTTGCACGCCTCCGATAGCTGGCGTGGTGTGGGCGGGGCGCCAGCGGCGTTGCGCTCCGACCAGTGTGCGTACATCACAGAGTCGTTGTCGCGCTTGACGCGGCCCTCAGTGAGCAGCTTGGCGTAGAGCTTTAGTAGCTGGGGCCTCGTCGAGTCGTTGCAAGCGCTCGGCACCGATGTGGGGGATGACGTATGTGCGGGCGTAGTCGCTCCAACTCCGCCACGTCGTGGCGTCGAGCGCCGGTTCGACCGCGGCGAGCCACTCGGTGAGGAACTGTGCCATCGTGCGGGTGGACGGCTTGACGATGCGACCGCGGTCGGCGTCGCGCATGGCATCTCGGCAGGCTTTCCATGCCTCGCGCTCAGTGTCGAAGCCGCCCTTGCTGATCCAGGGATACCGGCCGGTAGACGGGTCGCGCTCGGGCAGGCGGAATTTGTAGTACCAGGACGAACCGCGCTGGTGCACCGTGCCTTTCACGATGCCACCAGTTCGCGCAGTCCTGCGGTCACGACGTAAATGCGGCCGCCGAGCCGACGAACGGGTAGTTCGTCGGAGGCTACCAACCGATAAGCGGCGGTCCGACTGATTCCCAGCAGCTGCGCGGCGTGGGGCACGGCCAGCAGTAGGGGAAGGTCATTGAACACGTTGCTCTCCAAGGTAATTCAACACCTTTCCATATGTTGGACGGGTATTTCTTCGGAGGGGCATGCCCTGTGGACTTGCGGGCTGCATTGTGGACAAAAGCGCGCGGCTTCGGTTCCGTCGGGCTCAGTGACCGTGATTGTGCGAGAATGCGCGTCCTCGCATTCACCACACCAAGGCACTGCTGTCATGGGCGGGTCTGGCACCGGCCAGGCATTGTTGAGTCGCTGGGCCAGCACTCGAACCGGATCACGCGCCCCATTCGGGTTTCGGATCAGATGGTCCGTGAGGTCTGAGGCAAGCCAACCGCGCGCCAGTGCGGACTTGATGGCCGGGAAGAGACTGTTCGCGTTGCGGGTCCCCAGCTTCCATGAATCGATCACTGTCCCCAGGATCAGTGTCGCGGCGTCGTCCGGATCGGATGGTGATTCGGTTGATGGATTCAAGGGTCCCGATCTGGGACCCCCGTGGGGTGTCGATTTGACACCGCCCCCGTCTGGCTGTGGGACGGCCCCTGTCCTGTATTGGGACTGGGGGTCCCGGATCGGGACCGGGTGGAAGATGTTGTGTTCGAGGGTGATTCAGGTAATAGCGGGTTGAACGGCGAGCCCCGGAGTCGTGGAATTGCGGACGCCGGGTCATGAAGGCCTGCGTTTCTAGATAGCTCAGCGCGCGCAAGACGGTGCTTCTGCCGGCGCCGGATTCAGCCATTAGAGTGCGGATTGAGGGATAGCAGGAGAAGTCTTCATCCGCCTTATTTGCCAGTAGGACGAGGATGAACTTGGCGACCGGGTTGCTGATGTCCAAGTCCTTCGCCCACGCGAGTGCTTCCCAGCTCATTCCGACGCTCCGACAAAAGACGGCTTACCGACGCCCGTTTCAGCGCGCTGCGCGCTACGGCGATCCGTCTCGCGTCGTTCCATAGGTAAACGGTAACCACGGCTAACGGCGCTGCGCGACGGTCACGCGAATTTCGTTTGATCGAATCTAACTGCAGCGCATGTGATTACCGATGATTCGCGGAGCGAAGTGAAACATCGCGAAACACCCTGCATCGCAACGGCATTACCTTGTTGCGATGCGTACGTCGATGGATGGCGGCGGATCGGTGCTCCGACTGTGCTGGGCGCAGGCAATTGGGTCCTGGGCGCTACATTGACGCAGATCGCGTCAACGGGCCGCGGTTTTAGCCATCAATGAGTCGTGCGCGTCTAAGTGACGCCAGCAAACGCTGAGCCGCCCGAAGCGTTGGCGCGTGCGCGGCGGTATTGAGCCGCCCCAAGTTCGCTTCGGCGGCCAGGGACTCCAACACGGTGCGGCACGCGCGGGGCGATTTCAGCACGATCTGCGCGGCCTCGGCCGGGCTGGATTGAACCTGTTTTGTCTCGATCCGGACGCGTTCCACGATTCGGTCGATGGGCTTCTCGACGACCTCGACCCGCACCGCTACGGCGCCGTTCCTCGCTGCGCGGCGCTCTTCATAAGCGGCTCGCCAGCATTGCTGTGAGCACCACATCGACGGGCGTCCGGGCTTCGGCGGCCAAGCGCTACTTGGTATCTCTGCGCCGCACCGAGGACACCGTTTAGCTGGCATGAGAACGACTATAAGGGAGGCCTCCTTAATTAAATACGGACGAAATTGCGCTGACGTTACGTGACCTGAGTGCAAGAGGTCTGATGTTCGGTGATGCAGTGAAGTTAGCGCATGTAAGGACCATGCGGCTCGCCATCGCTGGCTATGCGTGCGCGGCGGGCCGAAACTACGTCATCCGGGTACCTCGGGGACGGCGTCGCGGGTCGGCCAACGGGTGCCCGATCATCGGTGAGGCGGCCCGCAGCTTGACGATGCCGTTGGCGGGCTCGAAACGAACCAGAGAGGCGCGGCCGCACCGCACTCACCCGCCAGTCGGTGGAGTCATTGATCTCGCTCGATGGCCCTGTCGAGTCTTCGGCGGTCAAGCGGACCGGACAGCCTCGACGTTAGGGGAGGCGCAGCACCCGGACTGGCAGGCCGGGAGCGTTGGCTAATCGGCCATCGTCAGAAAGCAGGTCGGCACCAATGTGCTTGGCGAGCGCCACGTACACCGCGTCACCGAATGTGACGTTTGCCCGTAACCGCCACGCGTCGGCGAACAACCCGCGTACCTCGGTGACGCGCAAGGGCCAGCCCGTCAGCGCGTCGATGGCATGATTTGATCTGCGCGGGTGTCAGGATTCGGTTCAAGTCCAATCTTCGCAGCACCGCTCCACACTCCACGAAGAACAGTTCCGGCACCCATGGCACCGCGTCGGCCGGGAACAGCGCTCGCAGAGCTCGCCCGCGAAGCGTATCGGCGGCCAGCTCGACGCCAGCGGAGGCATCGATGACGACCGGGTTCACACCTCGCCAGCGGTGCGCGTGTCGGGGAGGGTGTCAGCTGCCCGCACCCCTGGATCAATCGGTTCCCCGGCTTGACGACGATCAAGCCATGCGACGAAAGACTCCGGCGTGATCTCCTCATGGGGGTCGAGGACGACCACGGCGGGGTCGGATGGGACATCGGGGAAGCTAGCCACGGACTCCAGTCTATCGACCTGCACGAACCTGCACGAATGTCGCGACAGTCTGTAGGCGAATATTTGGGCACTCTCGGAACAGGATGCGTCGGGCGCGCTTGATTGATAATCCCGGTTATCCATGAAGCTTGTCAGACCCTCCCGCCGTCGCATTTCCACCGTCACGGTGACGCATTAGCTGCACTTGTCACGGTTTACCATCACTAACGCTCATCGTCCGTGAGGTCACGCAGACGCCAAAACCTAGTGATGGGCGTTGGGCCGGCTGCGGAGTTGCAATTCGATTGTGGAGGTCCGCCCGCCCCTGTCATGATGACCGCTGAACACGGAAAGGACTTGGATTCAGTGACGCCACTCGAAGCGAAGATATTCGAGGATTTCAAGAACGTCTTGGTGCAGGAAGCCGTCAGTGAGGTGATAGTCGAGGCTCTCGCCGCAGCGTTCGACGCGGAAAAGCTTCCTTCCGCCGAGGCTCTTGCCGTATTGATCAAAGAGCGAAGCGGCGGCCCGTCGGCGTGATCAAGGTCCTCGACATCCACATCGAAGAATTTCGCGGTATCAGATCGATCGATCTTCCTTTCGACGGAAAGTCTTTCGTCATTCACGGGCCGAACGGGTCGGGTAAGAGTGGGGTTGTCGACGCGATCGACTTCGCACTCACTGGCAATATCGCCCGTCTGTCGGGTGAGGGAACCAAGGGCGTAACCGTCGCCAAGCACGGGCCGCACGTGCATCGGCGTGATGACCCGGGAGCCGCCAAGGTCACGTTGGCGTTCGAGGATTTGAAGTCCGGCCAGCGAGGCTCGATAACCCGGTCGGTTTCCAAAGCGGATCAGATCGTTCTAGAGCCGGACACGGAAGAATTACGCGCTTCCATCCAACAGGCTGGCCTGCACCCCGAACTCACGCTGTCGCGACGAGAAATCATCAAGTACATCGTCGCGAAACCAGCCGAGCGAGCTCAACAGGTTCAGTTGCTCTTGAAGCTGGACCGGCTCGGTGAGTTCAGGAAACTTCTGAAGACCACGCTGGGCAAGCTGTCGACTGAATACAAGAGTGCGAGCGACGAACGACGAACCGCCGAGAACTCGTTCACGGGACACCTGGACATCGCCAGCCTTCTGGTCGCGGAGATCGCGCTCAAGATCAATGAGCAACGGCGGATCCTGGCCCTCAGCGATCTGACCGACATCACCATCGAGTCCGACTTTCTCGAAGGCCTTGGGGCCGACCAGACTGCACGCCCGTACGATCTGAAGACGGCACAGCGGGAAAGCGGCCAACTCAGTGTGCGACTCGATTCGTTCGACGATCTCGACAAGGGGCAGGCAGCCCTTCGCGTCGCGCTGCGCGAGCTCGACGAGGATCCGACGCTGCTCGACACGCTGCGCCACCGGGATTTGGTGGAGCAGGGCCTCGCAAACCTTCGAACGAACGATTGCCCCCTGTGCGACCTGGCGTGGGACAGCTTGGACGATCTTCGAAGGCACCTAGAAGCCAAACTGGAACGTTCGGCTGCCGCGCAGGAACTCAAGACCCGCATCACGCAAACCGCTGAATCGTACCGAGGTCTCGTCATCGACTTGGCGGATCTTGTGCAGCGGTTGGTTCCCGTCGCGCAGGCCGAGGGCGGCGATGAGTTGCACCACCTGATGACAAGTTGGGTCCAGATTCTGCGCGAGCACGGACGGCGGCTCCGTCGGTTCGACGACATCGTCACGCTTACTGATGTGTTGGAGACTCGGCCCTGTAAGCCTCCGGAGGGTCTTCCCGAGAAGTACGCGGAATTCGACGCGATACTGGGCGACAAGGCCGACTCGTCTGCTACGGATGCCGCGCGGTCATTCCTCACAATCGCGAAGGATCGTTGGGGGCGGGTGCGGCTAGCACGCGCCGGCGAAGGCAAGGCCGATGCAGCGCACACCACTGCGAAGCTCACCTACGACAGCTACTGCCAGATCAGCGATGCCGCGTTGACCGCGTTATACGACGCGGTCGAAACCGACTTCAGCGCCTACTATCGGAAGATCAATGCCGATGACGAGTCGGGTTTCAAGGCGGCGCTGATTCCACAGACCGCGAGTTTGGACTTGTCGGTCGACTTCTACGGCCTCGGCATGTTTCCTCCCACCGCCTATCACAGCGAGGGCCATCAAGACGGGATGGGGGTCTGCCTCTACCTTGCATTGGTCAAGCGTCTGCTCGGCGACGAGTTCAGTTTCGCGGTGCTTGATGATGTCGTTATGTCTGTCGACGTCAACCATCGGCGTCAGTTCTGCACACTTCTAAAAGAAGAATTCCCGCTCGTTCAGTTCATCATCACAACGCATGACGAGGTATGGGCTAGGCAGATGCAGTCGGCTGGCCTAGTCACCACAAGGGGCCATGCTCGATTTCACGGATGGACGGTCGACGGGGGTCCAATCTATGAACAGGGTGACGTCTGGGAGAGGATCGAGTCTGACCTCGCTCGCGGAGACGTACCCGGCGCGGCGCACAAATTGCGGCGGCGACTGGAGGCGGCATGCGCTGACATCGCTCACTCCATCAGGGGGCAGGTTACGTACAAGGGCGACAACGGATACGACCTTTCTGAGCTGATGGATTCGGTGAAGTCCCGTCACGCGCGCCTGTTGAAGAAGGCAGCAGAGGCAGCTCAGTCATGGGGTGATCAGACCGCGTCCGCAAAGGCAGCCTCTCTGAAGGAGAGACGCGCCGAGGTGGTGCCTGAGCAGGCGGCCGAGAGCTGGGTGATTAATCCGGTGGTCCACAACAACGATTGGGCCAACGTCTCCGTCGCCGACTTCCGGCCGGTGGTAGACAGCGCACGAGCATTCCTCGACCTGTTCACTTGTGATAACCCGACATGCGGCAGTTGGGTCTACGTCTTGGGATACCCTGACGAGGAACTGAGGTGCAGCTGCGGCAACTACAGTTTGAATCTGAAGAAGAAGTGAAAATAGCCACCAATGTCTTGATCTGTTGGCGCGCAGCGTACTTCGAGCCACGCATTGCGGGCGGGGAGACAGGGCGCCGATGACGCTTCCCACGGCCTGGATCGTCGACGTTGACGGCACCCTAGCGCTTCACGCGCATCGCAACCCCTACAATTGGAAGGACGCTGCCGCGGACCAACCGAACGAGCCGGTAGTAACGGCAGTTCAAGCATTGGCGGCACATCCCAATGTCGATGCCATAATTGCCATTTCGGGCCGACCGGAACAGGCGCGCCCTCTCACGGAGAAATGGCTGGACGCTCACAACATACCGTTCGACGCTTTACTGTTGCGCGCCGATGGTGACAACAGAGCCGATGCCGTGGTGAAGGAGGACGCATTCCGAGCCCTCGTGGCGCCGCGCTATTCCGTCTTGGGCGTCGTCGACGATCGGACCAAAGTCGTGCGCATGTGGCGCCGGTTGGGGTTGATCTGTCTCCAGGTGGCCGAGGGCGACTTCTAGCGTCTGACGCCTATTGGCCCGGTGAGCCCAGGCGTTCCAACGAGATCGCCAGCGGTCTGCTTTTTTCGCAGGCATGTAGGAGTACGCCGACGAAGTCGTTGCCCTATGCGCCAAGTCGGTTGGGATCGCTAGCAGTGTGTCCTGGCGATGATTCGCCGCCGCCACCGTGGGGTGGCGCTAGGCACGAGCGAAGCATGTGGAAGACGGTTACAAGCTTGGACAGTGGGTGGGCGTGCAGCGCACAACACACGGAAACGGCACGCTGGAGTCCGACCGGATTCGTCGACTTGGGGAGTTACCCGGCTGGTTGTGGGACGTCGGTTTTTTGGCGGCAGCACGCCGTTCGACCTCCCGACTACTCTAGCTGGGCGCGCGTCGTGGGGCGTGTCGCCGCCGGCGGCCCAGGTTACTCCGACCAATGGCGTGATCCGCAGTCGCCGTCGTTCTCCGAACCATTGCCATTAGGAGGCGGTCTTCATGGGTGCGGCGCCGTTTCATCCTCGGCGGCCGCCAGCTCAGCTGGGCTCAATGTCCCGACGAACAGGGCAGTGTGGATGACAAGCGCCGCGGTGCCGACATCCCCGTATTCAACGATGCCGTGTGCGAACTGGTTACGAATGTTAAGCCCGGCAGGCTCATTCAGCACCACTTTCAGGAATCGCACGCCCGACTCCGAAATGTTGAAACGCCCAATGAGGGCGTCGATCAAGAAGCCCAGTGCGGGATACTGCCCCGGGCGGTGGGACTGCTCCAGGGCGTACATGCCGTAGTCGATGCGCAGCAGCAATTCGCGGATGAGCGTTTCGATCTTCGGAACCAATGTATGTATGGCACCAGGGGTATCGCCTACCCAAAATCGCTGCAGTGCCAGAACGATACTGGGCAAGGCGGATCGGTGGATGCCTGGCCATGTGTTTAGAAACTCAGCCAGTTGCTGGGTTGTTGGTAGCCCGAACCTTCTCGGTATCTCGTGCAACGCTGCAATGAGCGGCCCCAATATGCCGCCGATGATCTGTGCCTCGAGCTTCGTTAGGTCATATTCGAACTTCTCATCTGGGGTCGTCGCACGAAAGTAGGGCAGATTGCCTGGGCCGAATACCGTCGCAGGAAACAGTGCAGTCAGAGGTGCTAAGTTATGGTGTTCGCGAACCATCGATCTATTACGTGCCGTATCGCCGTTAAGTGGCCCGCATGTCGCGAAGGACATCAGCGCTCGGTGCCAGGTGTTGCCCGCGATGAAACGATCGCGCATTTCTTCGAATAGCTCGTCGTAGTGTTCTGAGCTTGACTCCACCCGAATCAGTTGCAGATCCTGGTCACGCGCAGTTTGGAGCACGGCCGCGGCGCGCTCGCGCAATTCTTGTGAGCCGGATCGGTCGGCTATTTGAACTGCCTTCTCACGTAGAAGAATTCGGATGATCTCCGATTCCGCGTCATCGGAGCTTATGATGTATGAATCCACGCGTCGGCGCCAAAGTTGTTGCCTGCACTCGTCGTCGACGCAACGTGAAAGAATTAGTTGCAGGATTTCGTCGCGGTCGTCTGGGAAGGTTAGGACTTCTGTGGCCCGCGCAAGGACTGCGTCGAGACGCGCGCTGGGCCCCGGCTCGGCGACAGCGTGTTGGAGCGCGCGGATCACCACCCCGCCGGTGAGATTCGGGTCGTCGGCCTCGAGAAGCTTTTCAATGTGGTTCAGGAGTAGCTCGACCGAGGCGGCAGCTCGCCCGTCATCGTTGATCGCTCGGGCGATCCGACTGGCTACTTTCAGGTCTTCGATCGCGTCCGATTGGCGTTGCCATATTGCTGCGGACTGCATGTATGCGTCAATAGCAACCGCTGCCATCTTTCTGCCACCAGAGCCGCCAAGTTGGAACAACAGGTGCGCTAGCCGGGAACGTGCTGCTGGCGCTTTTGCCAACGCGAACAATTCACGCCAGGCCCCTTTGATGGAGTCGTCGACGTCCCTCACATGCGGAGGTTCGGTCCGATCTCCGAATAGGTGTCGTGGGACGAGCTTCGCGTTCCGGTCGCTGATTTCCGTGGCGTAGTCGACGACCCAACAGACGGCAGCCATCAGCCTCGGCGCGTCATCGGGCACCTCCTGATACACGTGGTATCCAAACCGTTCGCGCAGCAATGTTGACATCGCATACCGGCTATCTGTACCGGCCGCGTCATCTAGCGCATTGGCGTACCAGACAGTGTCTTTTGCGTCTCCAACTGGCGGCGTCGTCGAGTCGACCATGGCGCGCAATTCTTCCAGAGGACGCCCGCTGGTTCTGGGTGTCGCCTCAGCGTGGTGGTAGTTGATCGAGGATTGTCGGACGCAACTTCCGATAGGCACGCGTGCTGATGCCAGTCGTGCACGTTCGCTGCGTCCGCCCGCTCCTGGCTGTTGGAGCTCTACAGGCGGCCTTGAGTTCCAAGATCACCTGGCTAGTCGGCCCGCCGACTGCCAGATTTGGGAACAAATTTGGAAACCAAACTCCGCGAAACCACCCCAAACCAGCCCAACACGGTCGCAACCACCCGGACACCCGAACCCGGCTGACCTGCACAAACGAGACAAGAAGAACGCCCGAAAACCCCTGGCCGCTAGCTCATAACCCAGAGGTCGCAGGTTCGAATCCTGTCCCCGCTACTAAAGAAAGCGGTCCTGACCAGGCGAAAAAGGCCGCCAGCATCAGCTGGCGGCCTTTTTGGCCTGGTGAACGAGCGACGGCGGTATCGCCGCGTGGGAGTCCAACGACGCTCCACGAAGCCGTTATCGGTCGGGTCGTTGGCCCGGCCGTCGTCGCAAAGTGGCGTTTATCGGACCAGCGTTCTGGGGTCGGGGAAGCCCATTTTGGTGTAGCTGGGCGCGCGCTTTCGTAGCGAAGAGGCAAGCACCGGAGTGAGTTCGTCGTAGTAGTCGTGGACGGTCGCGGCGCGCTTGGCGGGGTGAGGGCGGGTGATGCGGCCGAAGGTGATCGGGGCGGCGAGGAACAGTGTGTCCAAGGCCGGGCAGTCGAATCCTTCGCCGATGAATGAGCCGGTGCCGACGATCAGCAAGGGTTCGGCGTCAGCGGTGTGGTTGGCGAGTTGTTCGGAGATCTCCCGGCGTTGCCGCGCCTTCATCTGGCCGCTCAGGACGACGACGTGCTTACCGGCGGCGCCGAGGCCCTCGACGATTGCGTTGAGGTGGTCAATCCAGGTGGTGAGGACCAGGATGTTGGCGCCGTCGGCGTGAGCGGCGAGGATGTCGGCGATGATCTGCTCAAGTCGGGCTTGATTGGCGATCAGCGCTCGATAGATCTCGGCCATTCCGCCTGGCGCCCTGGGGTCGGCCTCCCCGGCGTAGCGGAACTTGGTGGGGTGCACGCGGAGGACGGGATGGGGTGCGACCAGATCGGTATCCGCTGAGGGGAGTTGGCCCGCCGCGGGGCCCTCGAGGGTCACGTGATGCGATCCGAGTTGATGGTAGATGAGATCTTCAAGCCCGTCGCGGCGCTCGGGCGTGGCGGTGAGCCCAAGCCAGTACTTTGCAGGTATTCGATTGATGACGTGGAAGAATGCGCTTGCGGCGATGTGATGGCATTCATCGGCGACCACGAAACCGTAGTTCGCCGTGAGGTTTTCGATGGTGTCGCGACGGGCGAGGGTGGGTAGCAGAGCGACGTCGATGATGCCGGTGGTTTTGGATCGCCCGCCGCCGATCTGGCCGCACTTGAATCCGAGGTGCTTCTGCAACCGGTCACGCCATTGGTCCGCCAGCGCTTTGCGATCGACCAGGATGAGGGTCGAGGTGGCGCGTGAGGCGATTGCGGCGCAAGCAATTACCGTTTTGCCCGAGCCGGGGGGCGCGATGAGCACACTCGTGTCTTCTTCAACCAGCCGTCGTGCGACGGCGGCCTGTTCGGCCCTGAGCGGGGTTGAGCAGCTGAATGCGTGACTATCGCCGGCAGCGCGCTTGTCGTCGATCCGCAACGTACTCCCGGCTGAGTCGACCAGTTCTGCCAGAAGCGTGTATAGGCCGCGCGGCAGGACGAGATCGCCCTCGGCCGTCTCGTCGTAGCTGTAGAGAAAGCGCGGAGTGTCCCAAGTGCTGCGTCGAGCGCGCTGGCGAGCATCGAACTCGGGATTGCGGATTGAGGCTGCGTGTTTGACGGCCGCGATCATGGCCGGGCCAAGGTCACTGGAGGTCAGGGTTAGCCGGGATGCGAAGGTTGCCCGGATGATCGCCGCCGGCCTTGGCACGATTTTCGACGACGTGGGTAGCTGCAGGCTGCGTACGCGATGGCCGAATTGCGGATCAGGCAGCACACGAGCAAGCGTGGACACGTCCTTAAGTGACAGCCGCGCGATGCTGGACAGGTAGGCCCACTGGTCGTCGAAGGGTTCCAGTGTGGCGGGGTCGAGGAAGAGCGTCGTGCCGTGCTGGCGGC
The nucleotide sequence above comes from Mycobacterium malmoense. Encoded proteins:
- a CDS encoding tyrosine-type recombinase/integrase; translation: MYAHWSERNAAGAPPTPRQLSEACNTTIHAARTPVRRYRVGIVPKPIPPGLAPKTVRNVHAFLHRALVDAVAWKYITDNPASNVRPPRRPRTRRTVWKPEEIRTFLASIREDRFAALFLLELTTGIRRGQVCGLKWSDVDLDAGMITVHDNRMVVGGRALDKAGGKTRNADQTISIDRTTVAALRRWRQLQDSEREFFGNAYHPGGYLFTYQDGRPPHADTIRQRFDRLAAAAGLSRITFHDLRHSYATGALRAGISPKVIGERIGHANVGFFLETYAHVLGNDDREAAEQAAEFLLGDAWGSDDENGLD
- a CDS encoding Arm DNA-binding domain-containing protein, translating into MKGTVHQRGSSWYYKFRLPERDPSTGRYPWISKGGFDTEREAWKACRDAMRDADRGRIVKPSTRTMAQFLTEWLAAVEPALDATTWRSWSDYARTYVIPHIGAERLQRLDEAPATKALRQAAH
- a CDS encoding helix-turn-helix domain-containing protein; this encodes MESNVFNDLPLLLAVPHAAQLLGISRTAAYRLVASDELPVRRLGGRIYVVTAGLRELVAS
- a CDS encoding helix-turn-helix domain-containing protein; this encodes MSWEALAWAKDLDISNPVAKFILVLLANKADEDFSCYPSIRTLMAESGAGRSTVLRALSYLETQAFMTRRPQFHDSGARRSTRYYLNHPRTQHLPPGPDPGPPVPIQDRGRPTARRGRCQIDTPRGSQIGTLESINRITIRSGRRRDTDPGDSDRFMEAGDPQREQSLPGHQVRTGARLACLRPHGPSDPKPEWGA
- a CDS encoding ATP-dependent acyl-CoA ligase; translated protein: MASFPDVPSDPAVVVLDPHEEITPESFVAWLDRRQAGEPIDPGVRAADTLPDTRTAGEV
- a CDS encoding AAA family ATPase, translating into MIKVLDIHIEEFRGIRSIDLPFDGKSFVIHGPNGSGKSGVVDAIDFALTGNIARLSGEGTKGVTVAKHGPHVHRRDDPGAAKVTLAFEDLKSGQRGSITRSVSKADQIVLEPDTEELRASIQQAGLHPELTLSRREIIKYIVAKPAERAQQVQLLLKLDRLGEFRKLLKTTLGKLSTEYKSASDERRTAENSFTGHLDIASLLVAEIALKINEQRRILALSDLTDITIESDFLEGLGADQTARPYDLKTAQRESGQLSVRLDSFDDLDKGQAALRVALRELDEDPTLLDTLRHRDLVEQGLANLRTNDCPLCDLAWDSLDDLRRHLEAKLERSAAAQELKTRITQTAESYRGLVIDLADLVQRLVPVAQAEGGDELHHLMTSWVQILREHGRRLRRFDDIVTLTDVLETRPCKPPEGLPEKYAEFDAILGDKADSSATDAARSFLTIAKDRWGRVRLARAGEGKADAAHTTAKLTYDSYCQISDAALTALYDAVETDFSAYYRKINADDESGFKAALIPQTASLDLSVDFYGLGMFPPTAYHSEGHQDGMGVCLYLALVKRLLGDEFSFAVLDDVVMSVDVNHRRQFCTLLKEEFPLVQFIITTHDEVWARQMQSAGLVTTRGHARFHGWTVDGGPIYEQGDVWERIESDLARGDVPGAAHKLRRRLEAACADIAHSIRGQVTYKGDNGYDLSELMDSVKSRHARLLKKAAEAAQSWGDQTASAKAASLKERRAEVVPEQAAESWVINPVVHNNDWANVSVADFRPVVDSARAFLDLFTCDNPTCGSWVYVLGYPDEELRCSCGNYSLNLKKK
- a CDS encoding polynucleotide kinase; protein product: MTLPTAWIVDVDGTLALHAHRNPYNWKDAAADQPNEPVVTAVQALAAHPNVDAIIAISGRPEQARPLTEKWLDAHNIPFDALLLRADGDNRADAVVKEDAFRALVAPRYSVLGVVDDRTKVVRMWRRLGLICLQVAEGDF
- a CDS encoding helicase associated domain-containing protein — encoded protein: MEDGYKLGQWVGVQRTTHGNGTLESDRIRRLGELPGWLWDVGFLAAARRSTSRLL
- a CDS encoding DUF4209 domain-containing protein — protein: MVDSTTPPVGDAKDTVWYANALDDAAGTDSRYAMSTLLRERFGYHVYQEVPDDAPRLMAAVCWVVDYATEISDRNAKLVPRHLFGDRTEPPHVRDVDDSIKGAWRELFALAKAPAARSRLAHLLFQLGGSGGRKMAAVAIDAYMQSAAIWQRQSDAIEDLKVASRIARAINDDGRAAASVELLLNHIEKLLEADDPNLTGGVVIRALQHAVAEPGPSARLDAVLARATEVLTFPDDRDEILQLILSRCVDDECRQQLWRRRVDSYIISSDDAESEIIRILLREKAVQIADRSGSQELRERAAAVLQTARDQDLQLIRVESSSEHYDELFEEMRDRFIAGNTWHRALMSFATCGPLNGDTARNRSMVREHHNLAPLTALFPATVFGPGNLPYFRATTPDEKFEYDLTKLEAQIIGGILGPLIAALHEIPRRFGLPTTQQLAEFLNTWPGIHRSALPSIVLALQRFWVGDTPGAIHTLVPKIETLIRELLLRIDYGMYALEQSHRPGQYPALGFLIDALIGRFNISESGVRFLKVVLNEPAGLNIRNQFAHGIVEYGDVGTAALVIHTALFVGTLSPAELAAAEDETAPHP
- a CDS encoding DEAD/DEAH box helicase, which produces MVERFPGELKTLRADNARLRHLLKLSEEQARAADPDQAALAGAPASPVDMRSAPEAKVRFFLDLFRCRSDVYALRWENSRDGRSGWMPAIRGYWRKGMSRADASYLPLTPDVIGRHLRGEIHIGLYPLDDDDTCWWVAADFDKEAALLDALAYMKAARAHKVPAALEVSQSGRGAHVWIFFAQATSAATVATSLLGEAFQLRGSMHLSSYDRLFPAQDIHSGRGMGNLIAAPLNGKRRQHGTTLFLDPATLEPFDDQWAYLSSIARLSLKDVSTLARVLPDPQFGHRVRSLQLPTSSKIVPRPAAIIRATFASRLTLTSSDLGPAMIAAVKHAASIRNPEFDARQRARRSTWDTPRFLYSYDETAEGDLVLPRGLYTLLAELVDSAGSTLRIDDKRAAGDSHAFSCSTPLRAEQAAVARRLVEEDTSVLIAPPGSGKTVIACAAIASRATSTLILVDRKALADQWRDRLQKHLGFKCGQIGGGRSKTTGIIDVALLPTLARRDTIENLTANYGFVVADECHHIAASAFFHVINRIPAKYWLGLTATPERRDGLEDLIYHQLGSHHVTLEGPAAGQLPSADTDLVAPHPVLRVHPTKFRYAGEADPRAPGGMAEIYRALIANQARLEQIIADILAAHADGANILVLTTWIDHLNAIVEGLGAAGKHVVVLSGQMKARQRREISEQLANHTADAEPLLIVGTGSFIGEGFDCPALDTLFLAAPITFGRITRPHPAKRAATVHDYYDELTPVLASSLRKRAPSYTKMGFPDPRTLVR